A single window of Streptomyces xanthii DNA harbors:
- a CDS encoding DUF7660 family protein encodes MTASPEHVQSREDLARFVRSLHRRHAEHESTWENPDLPSFLGALSAWIDDADGWYRNAGREMPTDGDWRFFAQALEAATVYE; translated from the coding sequence ATGACCGCCTCGCCCGAGCACGTTCAGAGCCGAGAAGACCTTGCCCGCTTCGTGCGCTCCCTCCATCGCCGTCACGCCGAGCACGAGAGCACGTGGGAGAACCCGGATCTTCCGAGCTTCCTGGGCGCGCTGTCGGCCTGGATCGACGACGCGGACGGCTGGTACCGCAACGCCGGGCGCGAGATGCCGACGGACGGTGACTGGCGGTTCTTCGCGCAGGCCCTCGAGGCCGCGACCGTCTACGAGTGA
- a CDS encoding putative immunity protein, which yields MILPKVRDPRFITIRRGGTLTDDDHHLLALWAADCAEHVLPLFEAERPDDPRPREAIAYARAWVRGEFKMMETRAAGGHAMGAARDLKGAARNAAYAAGQAAVVAHVAAHELGAAAYAIKAARAAAPKDEADAAGRRECRWQRDRLPDPIRALVLDDQRLRNDICWSVFEC from the coding sequence ATGATCCTCCCCAAGGTGAGAGACCCCCGGTTCATCACGATCCGACGCGGCGGGACGCTCACCGACGACGATCACCACCTGCTGGCCCTGTGGGCCGCCGACTGCGCCGAGCACGTCCTGCCCTTGTTCGAGGCGGAGCGGCCCGACGATCCGCGGCCTCGGGAGGCGATCGCATATGCGCGGGCCTGGGTGCGCGGCGAGTTCAAGATGATGGAGACGCGGGCGGCCGGCGGGCATGCGATGGGTGCGGCGCGCGATCTGAAGGGCGCCGCCCGGAACGCCGCGTACGCCGCCGGGCAGGCCGCCGTCGTCGCCCATGTCGCCGCGCACGAGCTCGGCGCGGCCGCGTACGCGATCAAGGCGGCCCGGGCCGCCGCGCCGAAGGACGAGGCGGATGCCGCGGGGCGGCGCGAGTGCCGGTGGCAGCGGGACCGCTTGCCGGACCCGATCCGCGCCCTCGTGCTCGACGACCAGCGGCTGCGGAACGACATCTGCTGGTCCGTCTTCGAGTGTTGA
- a CDS encoding SEL1-like repeat protein, with product MTTTQDIQARGEALVGAAVSGDAQGARRGTDFFVLNSYVDEGIPYWERAVAAGDAFSHYTLARYRKIRGDRAGADALYRAVAERHAPSAYGLGVLLRENGDPEAVEWFRRGWEDGRHLDCKIELGKLLAAEGKLDEASKFLMSDIELGDIAVFRWSQLFDSIRADFDRVAADLDAAEAEGDEEAAVEALRPLFDLEKHFRTYPGLTVEAAALYRRASALSASARVDHAVFLTETGGDAAWPEALGLLHGAHEAGYQGASYALGVLHEQRGDLVEAERWYEVATGYDHKAAQWNLALLCKRQRRYEEAERWFRAVGEEDEDVVEQLARIAAIRGGETAAPGKDLDRLPGLRERAEAGDVQAGFAYAQIVRDWGGADAAQLFRLIEPAALAGDPEAAHDLAEVYDKRREPVLRDQWYRTAAEAGHHDACHHMGWLSEYHRDYREAERWYVRAAEDGSGLNSMLAGKLKAQRGAHAEAEPFLRMAWEQDGDAAYRWEAAGYYGLALHRLGRLAEAVEPLEAAAEHWDEVRARYSPDDLDVLSRMVRPDEELVAVKEKLAA from the coding sequence ATGACGACCACGCAGGACATACAGGCGCGCGGTGAGGCTCTGGTCGGCGCTGCGGTTTCCGGGGATGCTCAGGGAGCTCGGCGGGGGACCGACTTCTTCGTGCTCAATTCGTACGTGGACGAGGGCATCCCGTACTGGGAGCGGGCCGTGGCGGCCGGGGACGCCTTCTCTCACTACACGCTGGCCCGCTACCGGAAGATCCGAGGTGACCGGGCGGGGGCCGACGCGCTGTACCGGGCCGTCGCCGAGCGGCACGCGCCGAGCGCGTACGGGCTCGGGGTGCTGCTGCGGGAGAACGGGGATCCCGAGGCCGTCGAGTGGTTCCGGCGCGGGTGGGAGGACGGGCGGCATCTCGACTGCAAGATCGAGCTCGGCAAGCTGCTCGCGGCCGAGGGGAAGCTCGACGAGGCGTCGAAGTTCCTGATGAGCGACATCGAACTCGGCGACATCGCGGTCTTCCGCTGGTCGCAGCTGTTCGACTCGATCCGCGCGGACTTCGACCGCGTCGCGGCGGATCTCGACGCCGCCGAGGCCGAGGGGGACGAGGAGGCCGCGGTCGAGGCGCTGCGTCCGCTCTTCGATCTCGAGAAGCATTTCCGCACCTACCCGGGCCTGACCGTCGAAGCCGCCGCCCTGTACCGGCGGGCGTCCGCGCTCTCCGCGTCCGCCCGGGTGGATCACGCCGTGTTCCTGACGGAGACGGGCGGCGACGCCGCCTGGCCCGAGGCGCTGGGCCTGCTGCACGGCGCGCACGAAGCGGGATACCAGGGGGCCTCGTACGCGCTCGGGGTCCTGCACGAGCAGCGCGGCGATCTCGTCGAGGCCGAACGCTGGTACGAGGTCGCGACCGGGTACGACCACAAGGCGGCGCAGTGGAACCTCGCCCTCTTGTGCAAGCGGCAGCGGCGCTACGAGGAAGCCGAGCGCTGGTTCCGTGCGGTCGGTGAGGAGGACGAGGACGTCGTCGAGCAGCTCGCGCGGATCGCCGCGATCCGCGGGGGCGAGACCGCCGCCCCCGGCAAGGACCTGGACCGGCTGCCCGGGCTGCGCGAGCGGGCCGAGGCCGGTGACGTCCAGGCCGGGTTCGCCTACGCGCAGATCGTCCGCGACTGGGGCGGCGCGGACGCGGCCCAGCTGTTCCGGCTGATCGAACCCGCCGCGCTGGCCGGGGACCCGGAGGCGGCGCACGACCTCGCCGAGGTCTATGACAAGCGGCGCGAGCCCGTGCTGCGCGATCAGTGGTACCGAACGGCCGCCGAGGCGGGGCACCACGACGCCTGCCACCACATGGGCTGGCTCTCCGAGTACCACCGGGACTATCGGGAGGCGGAGCGCTGGTACGTGCGCGCCGCCGAGGACGGGTCCGGGCTCAACAGCATGCTCGCGGGCAAGCTGAAGGCCCAGCGCGGCGCCCACGCCGAGGCCGAGCCCTTCCTGCGTATGGCCTGGGAGCAGGACGGCGACGCCGCGTACCGCTGGGAGGCCGCCGGGTACTACGGGCTGGCGCTGCACCGGCTGGGCCGGCTCGCGGAGGCTGTCGAACCGCTGGAGGCCGCCGCCGAGCACTGGGACGAGGTGCGGGCCCGCTACAGCCCCGACGACTTGGACGTCCTCTCCCGGATGGTCAGGCCGGACGAGGAACTGGTCGCGGTGAAGGAGAAGTTGGCTGCTTGA